The following DNA comes from Musa acuminata AAA Group cultivar baxijiao chromosome BXJ1-4, Cavendish_Baxijiao_AAA, whole genome shotgun sequence.
ATCGATAAATTGACATCCAGCAATCCAATAAAAGCATAGGAACAATGGATCTGCAACATAATATTTTCAATGTCAAAATTAGAAGCTAAATCACTACTAGGCAAGTATTTGCAGTGAAACAAACATGATAAGTTATTAATCAGAACAGAATGGAGGTGACAATGAAGAACCATCAGTCAGTATTGACTGAAAAAGGGGCTTctaaatgtttcttatttaaACCCTGATATTGTTTAGGCAAGTATTTGCAGTCAGTATTCGGTTAAAAAGGCTGGTAAATGTTTCTTGTATAAATCCTGATATTCAAGATGCAGAGATCAAACTGAGAGGCAGCTCAATAGACAAAGGGTATGAATGCCTTCCTTGACTTGGGGTATTCATCCCCAAACTTCTGCCGGTACCACTGAAGGTGCGCCTTTGCTCGAGGCCCCAGATTGGAGCAGGTGTATAGGAAGAAGCCCAGGGCTGCTGGCGACCACGCCATAATTGCCCAACCGAGCCACTCCATCATCTCACCCATGTAGTTGGGGCAGCTCACCAACTCAAACCACCCTCCCCTGGGTATCTTGTATCCTCCCCCCTCTGACTTCAACCTCAGCAATACTGAATCTGAAGATATGTTCACGGCCATGCCCCAAAAAAACAGCAACATCCCTGCTGCCACCCGCAAGCAAATCCACCACCATCCATTAGAGAAGGTGGTGGGATAGTCAGTGTAATGAGATATGGAGCGGGACTGGAGGTAGGCGTTAAGGAGGTTGAAGGCAAATGCGACGAGGGCAATGTAGAGGGGAAAGTCTTTAGGCTTCATCTTTTTCGACTTGGAGAAGTGGAGGCGGAGGGGGTAGATGACGGTGCGGTTTGTGTAGTGGAGGAGATAGAGGGTGAGGATAATGAGGGGAATAGGGTGGGAGCAATAATGGCCACGGGGGTAGAGGATGAGCGTGAGCCAGAGGGTAGGGCTCTCCATAAGGAACCAGGCGAGTGCTGCAGGCAAAGGAGGCCCCCATCCAGGCTGGGCATGCCTCCCATAGGGCGCGACTAGGAACTGGAGGGATGCAATAGTGAGCGGGCATATGACATACAGAGACACTAGAGCTGCCCAGAAGAGTTTAGAATCGTCAAATTGgtccatcctttcttcttcttaggACTAAAAAGGATCTCTTCACCTACAAAGAACCAACAGAGGCAGAAATGCATGAAAAAGCAATACAAATGTCAGTAAATCTCAAAGGCTAAGATCACATTTGCTACATGTATACTAAAGTTAAGCAGcaagtgaaaaagaaagagtTCCACCATAAAATCATTTAGAGACAAGAAACAAGAGTCAAATGTATGTTAGGCCAAATGCAGATAGGAACAGAATGCAATTCCagctattaaaaaaaatatctggTTTCTAGTGGCAAGTTTCAAAacatatatctatatctatatctatctatctatctatctatctatatagatGAAAATTAACTCAATTCTGGTTGCACGAAACTAAACCAAAAGCATATCCAACCTAATCTTACCAAATCATCACCAACTGAGTTTGAGAGCAGCACAATCCAATAATCCAATTATTTGGATCCAAACAATTTTATCATGTTATTTACACCATAACAGACAATCAAGCTCATTAAAACATTACTCTACCAGTGGCTTCCTTAAGGACAAACTCAAGAAATTACCAAGCAGTTCATCGAACTTCAGCTCTTACCATATTTTAGCTTTGAACCTCATCACATTATTTTTAGGTCCATATTCATGACATCATAATGCTAAACttagtttgataaaattataaagtcATGCAAGGGAAAAAGGTGCCTCAAAGAATACAACATATTGGTTGCAAAATCAATTTTGTCTAGGCATATTGTTTATCTACATAGAAGCAAAATAGCAAGAAAGCATTTGCATGCCCAAAAAGTGCAccaatatatttttcatcaacaAAGTTACAAGTCCTTTAACGTATTAAGATTACAACGATATTCGATTGTAGGAATTGTACGACAAACAAATTTGCAAAAATATATACTAGGAATAATTTTCACCAAGCATATTTACATTCATTCATGATCAAACCAGTGTTGTCAAAGGTGGTAGGTGCAAAAAGTGCTTGCCCAAACAAACATAGGTGAAAAATATCATTAAGGAGAAATACAATTATTAGAATAAAAAGTAGTCAATACATAAGTTTCATAACGTTTCCTATTCAAAATGTCACTACTAAACCACCGACTTAATTCATTTAACCATCTATAACACATTAATGTGCCCCATTGTCCATATATAACAACCAAAATGACAAAACTAAAGAATGTTAACATCAAAATTCCAAGAATTTCATCAAGAAAATCAACGATTATCAAGGTCCACTTCTTGCCGATAATTCATCTGAGGCAATCCAAAACAACCCAAACTACCAGCAATGTCAAATTCAGCCCTTTAAACAATTCATAAATTAATATTAACAAAAGATAACCCTTCTTagcaagaagaagaggggaaagcTTGGGGGAGGGAGGTGTCGGTAAGTGAGAGAAGGGTGGAGGGTGTGAAGATGCAGAGAGAAGGAAGGGACCTGCGGAGAGCTCGGTGACGGCGCGGCTCTCTTGGTAGAGCAAGCTGAGGAGGAGcgcagaggagagagagagagagagagaagggaggagGGGGTGTGGTGGGTGTTGTTCGACGAAAGAAGCagaggggaggaggagagaagacAGGGGGTGTTGTTCGACGAAGAAGGCGGAAATTGCCTCTCGACCAAAGAAATAGAGGAGGGTGGTGATGTTCGACGAAAGAAGCATAGGAGGGCCTGCCGTTGGACGATATAAGCAGAGGCGggaaaggagaagagaagggaggaTGGTCGCGGCGGGACTGTGTAAGAAACAGAGAGGAGAGGAGCTCGTGGCAGCAACTCTGTTTGGTGGAATAGAGAACGGTGGCCATCggagggagaagggaagaagcagAGAGATTTGGTCAGCCAAGAGAAAGAGGGACAGCGACTCCGTTTGGTCAGCCCGAGCCCATGCTTCTATCTGGTTCAACAACCACTTCGATCCACGCCGTAGGATCGCAAGATCGTACGATCCAGATCTGGATTTTTAAGATCGGTCTCGTCGTGGTCTCTCTCCATCTCTGCCATCTTCTTCGCTCCTCTCAGATAAAGAAGAACGCGTTCATCCGACCACAATCTTGGAGCTTGGCTTGCTGATCAAGGTGCGTAGTGCGTTGGTTTTACCCGAAGAAACAACTACTACACACGAGTTTCGAGCATGCATTCAAGCAAATAGGTTCCGTGCTCAATCACGCCAAAACAAAGACGGATGCCACTCCCAAAAAGCAGAAGAAGAAAGCAAGCAAGCGAAAAAGGGGCTTTCGGCTCCAGCCAGATGAAAACCCTCAAGAAatcatgaaaacatacatcagaaAGCAAAGGAGAGAGACGGAGGGAGAGAGTTACCTAGAGGCCGGAGAGGAAATGGCGACGGCTCCGAAGCAGACGGCGAACGAGGGGAAGGGCGAAGAGAGGCCGGAGAGGAAGTGGCGACGGCCCGGAAGCAGCCGGCGAACGAGGAGACGGGCGAAGACGGAATTAGGGGTCGAGTGCGCTTCGACACTGATGTCTCCGTCATAGACTGGATCGATGAGGGGGGACAGATTCATTTCATAGATGTGGGCCATACATGTATGGGGCCCGGCCACGCTGTCTACGTTCACCTGTAATCTTCTTGTAAGGAAACATAAAATAAACGAGTTATATAAAGACTTAATGCATGTGATGATCTCACTAAATCTAAAAAGATATGATCATATCGAATATGGAGAGAGTCAATGTCACATACAATAATATCATTAGAGAACCTGAGGACGATCACAAATGGAGAAATTATATTTGGTGACTCGAATCCTAATCACTCTAATTATGAAGAAAATAAAGAGATAACGATTATGATTATATATCAAATTTCAGATTTATTTGAggttttgaatttgaattataggTCCAAGAAAATAGTCTGCTAATTTTGATCGCCTCGATCCACTAATTTATATTAGTCCTTAATATTTAATGTATTAAATTCAATTGAATTATGTTTATTTAATTGCTAATAGAtccatttaaaaattattttttagtaaataattttattagaatATTAGGTTTCAATTGATGATATCCTGTTTTGACATAATACAAGCCTAGAAGGATTTTGCTTTCAATTAGATGTTCCTTCTTAAATGAAACCTTTATTTGGAAAGTGAAATTATTGAAAAAGGGGAGATGAATCATTTTGGCTATAGTCAATTCATATTGGTTTAGTAATTGATATAGTAATGATATAACAAATCTATTTATCAAAAGTTAGAGagcttaaaataatttttatttttatttttatgaagacATCCGATAAAATTAGAATGATacttaaagataatatttttataaagacaTCCGATCTATCTATTTTTAGATTTTATAACACTGAATAATTGGTTAAGATATATTCGGATCAATAAAATATATGAGATTAAGatttattagattttgattaatTTCAtcggttaataaaaaaaaaatctactttaTATTAGATAAATCTTTATGGGAGGGACTcctaattatctttttataagtCATTTGCTCTCTATTGTCTATATATAAGTAAGgcctcataaaatatttttttatttaaatcaattataaaaaaatcataaattttttttaacttaatcaatTATAAATGACCCATCGAATCATAATAATCAAAATTAATTGTTATTTACTCATTCTTTGATTgttacatttattttttaaaaatatattatattattaattaataataaaatgtctttaaaaatattatattatttaaaaataaatatactatctttcattaaaaaaattatattattaatgatgttacatttatttaaaaaattgttGAACATGtatgattatgatatccaaataatGGTTCTGCAAAACAAAGAGATGATAAATGAATCACAAACATATAAGAAATTGGACAAATATCAATAGGAAAAGGGCTAAGCGGAGaggtgttagtgtaaacaaccttgagccgtggcctcggggccgacgcggcttggttcgggtcgggTTGTCGAGGGGATCTTTCAGGGGTATGCTTCGCGTCGGTCTGGGTGGATGCGTGCGGTGTCGTTGGATCCCCCTGGGGCTTGGCGGGGGCTGTCGTCTTTGTACCTAAACGAAGGtcaggtcggaagctcggcccgacccctccgacgatcaagttagctgatgtggaagggagtttttcTAGTGAAGAAGCATAAGTCTTTCCCCCCCTCCCATTCGGGGtgtaagggtatttataggtgcgTTTAATGTTACatgatgtggctgcttgcaggggcaggacagtGCCCCGCGTGGCGCCTAACAtggccactggggctgcgtggagGACCGGGCTGCCGTAGGGTATGGGCATGCCTCGGTCGACGCGTTCCTTAACCTCGGTCGAACGCACGGGGTCAAATGCTGGGGTTGTTGGCTGAGAGCTGATGGCGTCGGCGTGACGGATTGAGTCCAGGCAAGGCGTTAATGTGCCTTGGTCGGCGTCCCGGTCCGCGTTGACCTGGGGGTGTGAGGCGTTTGTTTAGGGCAACTGACGTCACTCAAGTCCTGTcgtcattattatcctcatcatattcccccccccggaaagaagctatgcgtcggtcgttgcaacgggagtccgaggcatggctttagctTTTGAGTTGGCTGGTCGCGGAGGCGCGGTTTCGGGGAGCATGGAAGCCGAGGATCACGACgcgggcgggtgaaccgcgcaggtgcgGTCTCGGGAGCtagaggccgaggagcacaacgcaggcgggtgaactgcgtgggtgtgtctcgggagctggaggccgaggagcacaacactagcaggtgaaccgcgcaggtgtggtctcgggatatggaggccgaggagcacgacgcaggcgggtaaaccgcgcaggtgtggtctcgggatctgGAGACCGAGGAGCATGATGCTGGCGGGAGaaccgcgcaagtgtggtctcgggatctggaggccgaggagcacgacgcaggcgggtaaaccacgcaggtgtggtctcgggagctggaggccgaggagcacgacgttggcgggtgaaccgcgcaggtgtggtctcgggagctggaggccgaggagcacgacgctggcgggtgaaccgcacaggtgtggtctcgggatctggaggccgaggagcacgatgcaggcgggtgaaccgcgcaggtgtggtctcggatggtgtaaagccgaagagccgaggggcTCGGCGCAGGAGAACCGACCGCgtcggtgtgtctcgggaacataggGGCCAAGGAGCATGACTCAGTTGGACAGTCCGCGTGggcctgtctcgggaacatggggccaaggaacacggcgcaggcgggctggccgagcaggtgtggtctcgggtggcgtaaagccgaagagccgaggagcacgacacagacgggcagaccgcgcaagcgtgttcgcgagggccatgcggccgagtagcacgacgcaggcgggccgaccgcgcaagtgtggtcgcgagggccatgtggCCGACGGGCATGGCTCGGGTCGAGAAATaactcaggcgggtaggccgcgctgaggtgaacttgACAGTggatggccgaggagctcggtgcaggcaggctgcggccgagtgaCACCGCCCAGGCGGGTAGGCCGTTCCGTTTTAAATTCGGCGGCAGGGATCTTAAAAGCTACCACATTTTATTTTGTTTCCTGAAGGGGGAGTTACTTTCACCGCACGTCTCCGGGCATCGGGATCGAGGCGTTCGGATGCCGCCGCTTCACCGGGGTTTGCCACATCAGGCCTTCATTAATGCGGAGCGCCTATGGGCGTCTTCCGATGTGACGTGATGGTTACGCACGTGCACGGGTGGGCTGCCGCCCACTCTCGAGAGGCGATGGGACGCTGGTTCTGGCGGGATATCTCCTTTAAATAGCAGACGCCTGACTTCACCTTTACCTTTCACTGCTGTGCTTCCTCCTTCGAGCTCTGCCGTTGCCTCCCCAGGCCTCTTCCTGGCCTTCTGCGCAGTTTTGCCTTCTTTCTGAGGTCAGTCGAGATGTCGCCCTCTTCTTCCCCATTTTCCTCTccgtcttcctctccttctcctgtGCTCGAGACTGGAGAGGGAGATCCCCCTGCGTCCCTCGTTGAATCGCCTGACGAGGAAACGGCACGGTCCCTCGAGGCTTTGATGTGGCCGCATGACATCAACTCTACCATGAGTGGGTCTTTGCTGGAGGGACTCCGGGAGCGTTACAGCATCCCGGAAGACCATATCCTCAGTGCccctgagccggggcagcgggcgtacGACCCAATCCTGAAAGGTTTCGCCTTGTCCCTAGATGCTCTGGAGGCGGGTTTGTGTTTCCCTCTTCATCCCCTCATTGTGTCTTGCCTATCTCTCTGGCGGGTTTCGCCATCTCAGGTAGCGCCAAACTCCTGGCGTTACCTAGTGGTATTCTTGGGGGAGTGCCACTATGCCAATATTACCCCCACCCTCAGCCTCTTTCTTTCTTGTTACCATCTTTGCAAGGGCTCGGGGGGTTATTTCTTATCGGCTCGGATGGGTTTTCGTGTCGGGGGTGCCCCTTCTAGTAACAAaggatggaaggggaggtttttttatATTAGCCATGCACAGGACTGGGGCTTCGGGgttcggtggtccgcgagggcgaTCGACAACACCACCCCCTGTTTGGGCGAAGCAGAACGCCAAGCTCAGGGGAGGCTCAGAGAGATTCTCCCTAGGTCACAGGCCATCCGGGATATGACCGAGCAATGGTTGGTCGCGGCAggccttagcccgatgcctcCGGGTATGTTAGCGACATTTGGCTCGGGTGTTTGCGTGGCTGATTTCGGGTACTAACATTTTTCGTCTCtcgcagaaatggtgaacctccaGTCGCTCCTGGGGGATCAGGCGTCGCAACTCTCTCCCCCGACTCCACCGACCGAATCGCAACCCCCTCTCCCAGCTCCGGTGACCGAACCGCAGCCCGGTACGGAGGGCGCCCCATTAGAGGTCGAGGATGGGCGCCCTTCGAAGAAGGCGAAGACAACCTCATCGAAGGGGCCTGAGGCGAGCTCCCGTCGAAGCGGGGTTGGGCCTAGTCGGCGGGCGGTTGGGAAGGGTCTGCGCCCTGTCTCCGTGCGCGACCTGTGCCGACTCCCGGCTGGAGACGGGGAGCCGTACTCGATGCGGCTGGTAAGCGAGATCTCGCTTGGTGAGTCCAGCGAGCCCCTGGTCGCCCGCTGGGATGGCTTGTCCCGGTGGGATAgagtgtgggccggaggggatccctcTGCGGTGTTCCTCCGAGGCGCGCTCCATCCCGTCATGGCTCGGGACTTGTACATCCTGCCCTCGGAGGCGCTGCTCAACAAATCTGCCTAGTCACTGACCTGGGTAAGTATGTTTCCTCTCTTCGGGTCCGTCCGTCCGACGCTGACCTTCTTAACCTGTTTCTCCTTCTGCAGGGTCTCCACTATGCGAcagccctgatggacagggtgcgggACGCCGGCCGGGTTATCGGGGGCCTCGTTAGCCGCAACGCCGAGCTTCATCGCCAGGTCACGGAGGTTCGAGCCGGGAACGGCTTGGAGGTCGTAACGGTCGCCGAGAAGCGTGTTGCAGATTTCGAGGCGGAGGCGGTTCACCTCCGGTCGGAGCTCGAAGCCTCCAAAAAAGCCAATGAGGAGCTCCAAAAAGCGATGAGGATAGAGCGGACCGAACTCCGCCTGGTGAAAACAGAGGCGAGTGCCCTCAGCAAAAAGCTGGAGGGGGCGAAGGTTGAGGCGAAAACGGCCTCGGAGGCATTGGCGGAGGAGGCCCGGCTTCGACCTCTAAAAGACAAAGAGCTCCTCGAGGCATATAAGAGGTCCGAAGGGTTCGAACTTGGGCTAacgcggacggggcgggtgtCCTTTGAATATGGATACCGAATCGCCACGTCTCGTTTCCGCGCTCGTCACCCTAGTCTTGAGGTAGAGGAGGACCCCTTCACTCCTCACCCCGAGGACCGAGAggtggacatgcccgaggaggtcccCTTCGACGACCGCTTGGAGGTCCCCCACTAGTAGAGATGGGCTTTGTATTTTTGCAGGTCGCCAGTCGGTTTTTGTAAGTCGAGTTCTTGTATTTCCCTGTTTCTGAAATAAAGAAAACTTTACTTCTCGTATATTGTTCAGTAAAAAAGCCCTTTATTTGGGCGAGAAACTTCCTCTTCTTTAGACGAAAAATTTCTTAAGGTTCCggacgttccatgttctcggcAGGAAGGAACCGTCCATTGTCGGAACCGTCCATGCCCAAGGAGGTCCCCTTCGACGACCGCCTGGAGGTCCCCCACTAGAAGAGACGGGCTTTGTATTTTTGCAGGTCGCCAATCGGTTTTTGTAAGTCGAGTTCTTGTATTTCCATGTTTCTGAAATAAAGAAAACTTTACTTCTCGTATATTGTTCAGTAAAAAAGCCCTTTATTTGGGCGAGAAACTTCCTCTTCTTTAGACGAAAAATTTCTTAAGGTTCCGGACGTTCCATGTTCTCAGCAGGAAGGAACCGTCCATTGTCGGAACCGTCCATGCCCAAGGAGGTCCCCTTCGACGACCGCCTGGAGGTCCCCCACTAGAAGAGACGGGCTTTGTTTGCAGGTCACCAGTCGGTTTTTGTAAGTCGAGTTCTTGTATTTCCATGTTTCTGAAATAAAGAAAACTTTACTTCTCGTATATTGTTCAGTAAAAAAGCCCTTTATTTGGGCGAGAAACTTCCTCTTCTTTAGACGAAAAATTTCTTAAGGTTCCggacgttccatgttctcggcAGGAAGGAACCGTCCATTGTCGCGAGCCTGTATGTTCCTGGTCGGATTACCtcgacgacccgataaggtccctcccatttgggggccagcttccctcttgctcgggtcgggtcgctgattTCGGCCCTTCGTAGGACTAAGTCGTCCATTTTAATAGGCCGAGGTCGCACCCTGCGGTTATAAACccgaggcttcgaatttagcattgattgcctccttagatgccatagtatatggccccaaatcaatgatgttaagatctctcttttgctgttgggttaaaggcatgtataggttgagagaagtgatggtcgaaagtgttggtggattggtggatgtaggctgcgatttaggcttattttgtggctgttttgggtgcagtttgagggtgtggtttagtagagttttagggctgtggatgaaagttttggatctgtggtagatggtagcaaaggtttgacagaaatccgtggaagttgcagcaagtatgtgctgtcttggaagagtagaattgtcatcgaagaaacaacgatttctcgacgtaatttccaccaaaaacttgggagaattgaggagggaattgatagcaaaatcacagtttgtatgacagcaaggatatctaatttaatcaagaaaattttggcagcaaggaaattagtgtaagttgcaattgcagaattatcgtcgaaaaatttcagcgggttacgatgaaaatttgcagcaacataaaatcatttttagagatgaatttcttaatagataaatcttagatggaagctaagatgatctatgaagtgtataagaaatttcattcaaaaagattgcaaatagatgggttaaggcaacgatatgcagctgaaattttctgcagcatagattttcaagtgcagcagattggacataaaagatcagtagtttatattgaaaatttttcgatgaaaccaaaggaaaatctactgttaggaagtgtcaaagatgtcataaaaattttatagaaatttggatagaaaaagcacagtagcaagatcaaacaaatggtgctatgcggcttgaattctgcaattcaagtgcagcagattggacataaaagatcagtagtttatattgagaattttttgatgaaactaaagggaaatccactgttaagaagtgtcaaagatgtcataaaaatttcgtagaaatttggatagaaaaagcacagtagcaagatcaaacagatggtgctatgcggctgaaattctgcaatgtatctttagtcgtagagatgaaaattttgtgacgaaaagtttatgcagcaatataggaacgattttttttttttttggatttttgaataaggataactaaattgcagcagcagtaaggtaggaaaccagaacttgttgcaattcacggggagatcaaaggatgatccatggtggtggagatgatgacggaattcggtgatgatcttttaagcaattgtgggaattgctttggatggttgtagagggttgatggatggctgtggaagggcaacgagatgccaagaacgctgctctgataccaggtgatagaacccttgcagattctaaacttggggttgatctctttaggggatcggcctccttggaactctataggggttcctccctccaagttgctgctcaaaggctacagaaaagattcatctattgcttatgaaaagagaaggaatacatggctatttatagggcttctaaaccctaactcctaataggactcctacttaagactcttacttctaaccaactcctagtatgactcatagtcaagactcctattcccttacaactcctaattcttctctaagaaaacacctcctacttgaatgcccctctcaattaggactctcctagctagagtcctaacagaatgtccctctcaattaggactctcctagctagagtcctaacagttttacatgaatgtccctctcaattaggactctccaagttagagtcctaacagttaccttgatcggatgagcttggaagtagggACGTAATTTTCGGGCCGCTAATACGAGCGCAAGAGCGAGCTTCTCGATTGGTGGATACCGCTCCTCGGGTCCATTCAGGACATGGCTGGCGTAGTAGACGGGCAGCTGCTCGCCGGCTTCTTTGATGAGGATGGAGCTGACCGCATGTTGTGAGGCAGCCAAGTAGATGCTGAGTTCCTCCCCTGTAATCACTGAAGCGAGGCGGGGTAGGTTGGCCAAGTGCTGTTTGACTTGTCAGAAGGCCTCCTCGCACTGGGGCGTCCATTGGAAATTCTTCGGGTTTCTCGTCGCCCGGAAGAAggcgaggcagcgatcgcccgaccgCGACATGAATCGGGATAGGGCGGCTAGCCTTCCATTCagtcgctgcaggtctttaacCGTCCGAGGGGCTTGCATGTCGATGATCGCCTGGACCTTTTCTGG
Coding sequences within:
- the LOC135583217 gene encoding steroid 5-alpha-reductase DET2-like, whose protein sequence is MDQFDDSKLFWAALVSLYVICPLTIASLQFLVAPYGRHAQPGWGPPLPAALAWFLMESPTLWLTLILYPRGHYCSHPIPLIILTLYLLHYTNRTVIYPLRLHFSKSKKMKPKDFPLYIALVAFAFNLLNAYLQSRSISHYTDYPTTFSNGWWWICLRVAAGMLLFFWGMAVNISSDSVLLRLKSEGGGYKIPRGGWFELVSCPNYMGEMMEWLGWAIMAWSPAALGFFLYTCSNLGPRAKAHLQWYRQKFGDEYPKSRKAFIPFVY